In Canis lupus familiaris isolate Mischka breed German Shepherd unplaced genomic scaffold, alternate assembly UU_Cfam_GSD_1.0 chrUn_S2162H2362, whole genome shotgun sequence, the following are encoded in one genomic region:
- the LOC119878972 gene encoding protein FAM156A/FAM156B-like: MTQGPGGAMSTNYTSMDPLQKCNPTLISESSPVISEETSREVTAASPPSFSELLMMGLGDLKSSPGPKYPAPLPEGLLQQQYRDDKTLQERRWERSASPQRKRTLLGHMRRRHLDHVAPYRVERNARISSSGDRDQNGFRCECRYCQSHRPNVSGMPAERKGAPHPSSWETLVQGLSGLTLSLGTNRPGLLPEGVLQQQERGRSSNWRCSRKAKECFRGS; this comes from the exons atg ACCCAAGGGCCAGGTGGAGCTATGAGCACCAACTACACCTCCATGGATCCACTCCAGAAGTGTAACCCAACACTGATTTCGGAATCTTCCCCAGTGATCTCTGAAGAGACTTCCCGGGAAGTCACAGcagcctcccctccttccttctcagaaCTGCTGATGATGGGCCTCGGGGACCTCAAAAGCAGTCCTGGCCCCAAATACCCTGCCCCTCTGCCAGAGGGGCTGCTCCAGCAGCAGTACAGGGATGACAAGACCCTACAGGAGAGGCGCTGGGAAAGGTCAGCATCCCCTCAGAGGAAGAGAACACTTCTGGGGCACATGAGACGGCGACACCTTGATCACGTGGCACCTTATCGGGTTGAAAGAAATGCCAGGATCTCTTCATCAGGTGATAGAGATCAGAACGGATTCCGATGTGAATGTCGATACTGCCAGAGCCATAGGCCCAATGTCTCTGGGATGCCTGCAGAGAGGAAAGGGGCCCCACATCCTTCCTCCTGGGAAACGCTGGTGCAGGGCCTCAGCGGCTTGACCCTCAGCCTGGGGACCAACCGGCCTGGCCTTCTGCCTGAAGGGGTGCTCCaacagcaggagagagggagaagctccaacTGGAGATGCAGCAGGAAAGCAAAAGAATGTTTCAGAGGCTCCTAA